In a genomic window of Amphiprion ocellaris isolate individual 3 ecotype Okinawa chromosome 11, ASM2253959v1, whole genome shotgun sequence:
- the ofd1 gene encoding centriole and centriolar satellite protein ofd1 isoform X4: MLRFFMVHVIIMSLPRTKTSVDGFKCFRHTSLKETLSGRQISRHSVMSSSKEDALSPDELKKRLYQTFKNKGVLDTLKAQLRNQLIQELKHPPLTGQEPVPQPVPVKSEPLLVSACNSIVADHLHSSGYEYTLSVFYPESGLCKDKQVFKNKDLLQLLKIQPESALYSSLSSIKENNDKGFLINLLTNLRHHDTHSHDADTQTTTLSRYGDSLVEKMKLIDREYENFTYSEEKMFSFQSKLDAYRREIEAQMKAEMNTKLQLFNDVEIAKVRMEEKSKFHKEFDKLKQELERTYEMKAKALMDREKNAIDRLQKQQEIEEKNVYMQRQSVLKEIETLHNREKELRMRMEAFEKTCQIHEEKVKTTEELLRRRELAVKTMEDTYDQRLKNELSRYQLDLKEDFIRRTEKLTESESRNKVETARIQKESAVIDARLEDLSRARSELKRVQAELDTAQQQISLLTQQKELLRERLETMNDYPSMKREKAELQGQLQLLKKQLEEAQEENQLLHADKGKPSKEQLAMQMELGRLQSARRLDEEEFDNQKQVLRAQLQSEVERCAQLRAQLIECEEKSQWMTSHAEDIKMQLHHTQQALENEVLRNPKPSLVDRSVLELSSNSLVPPDIYVDRAVLRARVGCDDVCEAGGPMRGHMSPWSDSPDSGMELVAEAKARIRELQKEAETLEEAYRSYQQRAVRSTISHMLPTRALSPQQAHPSHRPVSPLRKQDSHSTRKQKVSHRSHSPPNICSPSMPSYGSRDVLPLAQSRVTFSEDNHQPQATAFTDHSLHLLTEPLFLRDEALQDESSAPPRRLSSTPQSSSRTKLQREIAEEAAVSPVVLRQLSPDRQLPPAPHNEAVTSGDFSSELSPPRSPQLQSTAREQSSPPKLQPVLSSSESSPQPEKISLEDLTGTSSEPGHIPELLLDTAVPLSEEAPDGPAAPHPQDLPEDPVDLQGQAGETARVEEEEDEEQRWERERRERQERREKEQEEARERELQELARLEKEMVMIILC, translated from the exons ATGTTGCGGTTTTTTATGGTGCACGTCATAATTATGAGCCTGCCCAGAACCAAAACGTCCGTTGATGGATTTAAATGTTTCAGGCACACCTCTTTGAAAGAGACGCTGAGTGGTCGTCAG ATTTCCAGACACTCAGTTATGTCCTCATCCAAAGAAGATGCGTTGTCCCCGGACGAGCTGAAGAAAAGACTCTACCAGACTTTCAAAAACAAAGGAGTACTTGACACACTCAAA GCACAACTGCGAAATCAGCTCATCCAGGAGTTAAAGCACCCGCCTTTGACTGGACAAGAACCAGTTCCCCAGCCAGTACCTGTGAAATCTGAGCCCCTTTTAGTTTCAGCCTGTAACAGCATAGTTGCAGACCACCTTCACAGCTCAGGGTATGAGTACACACTCTCTGTATTCTACCCTGAAAGTGGCCTATGTAAAGACAAG CAGGTTTTCAAGAACAAAGACCTTCTTCAGCTTCTTAAAATTCAACCGGAATCAGCCCTTTACTCATCCTTG tcttcaattaaagaaaacaatgataAAG GATTTCTGATCAACCTTCTAACAAATCTGAGACACCATGATACTCACAGCCATGATGCTGACACCCAGACAACCACTTTATCACGTTATGGAGACTCTCTTG TAGAGAAGATGAAACTGATTGATAGGGAATATGAGAACTTTACTTACAGTGaggagaaaatgttttcatttcaatcAAAACTGGATGCATATAGAAGAGAAATTGAAGCACAGATGAAAGCAGAAATGAACACAAAG CTGCAACTTTTTAACGATGTTGAAATCGCTAAGGTGAGGAtggaagaaaaatctaaatttcatAAAGAATTTGACAAGCTGAAGCAAGAACTGGAGAGGACTTATGAAATGAAGGCAAAGGCACTGATGGATCGAGAGAAAAATGCCATTGACCggttacaaaaacaacaagag attgaagaaaaaaatgtctacatGCAGAGACAATCAGTGCTAAAAGAAATCGAAACACTACATAACAGAGAAAAAGAGCTGAGGATGAGAATGGAGGCTTTCGAAAA AACTTGTCAAATTCATGAGGAGAAAGTCAAGACTACCGAAGAGCTGCTGAGGAGGAGAGAACTGGCTGTGAAGACTATGGAGGACACATATGACCAAAGGCTGAAGAATGAGTTGTCCAG GTATCAGCTTGATTTGAAGGAGGACTTTATCAGGAGAACAGAAAAACTCACAGAAAGTGAGAGCAGAAACAAAG tggaaACTGCTCGTATCCAGAAAGAGTCCGCTGTAATTGATGCCAGATTAGAAGACCTCAGCAGAGCACGTTCAGAGTTGAAACGGGTTCAG GCTGAGCTAGacacagcacagcagcagaTTTCTCTGCTGACTCAACAGAAGGAGCTGTTAAGGGAAAGACTGGAGACCATGAATGACTACCCCAGcatgaaaagagagaaagcagagctgcagggacagctgcagctgctaAAGAAACAGCTGGAGGAAGCCCAAGAGGAGAACCAGCTTCTCCATGCAG ATAAGGGCAAGCCATCCAAAGAGCAACTAGCCATGCAGATGGAGCTTGGAAGGCTGCAGAGCGCTCGGAGGCTGGATGAGGAAGAGTTTGACAACCAGAAACAGGTGCTGAGGGCACAGCTCCAAAGCGAG GTGGAGCGATGTGCTCAGCTCAGAGCTCAGCTGATAGAGTGTGAAGAGAAGTCCCAGTGGATGACTAGCCATGCTGAGGACATCAAGATGCAGCTTCACCACACTCAGCAAG CTCTTGAAAATGAAGTGCTGCGAAACCCCAAGCCCTCTCTCGTTGATCGCTCAGTGCTGGAGCTCAGTTCCAACAGCCTGGTTCCCCCTGACATCTATGTCGACAGGGCTGTGCTGAGAGCCAGGGTGGGTTGTGATGATGTTTGTGAAGCAGGTGGGCCGATGCGAGGACACATGTCGCCCTGGAGTGACTCGCCAGACTCCGGCATGGAGCTGGTGGCTGAAGCCAAGGCACGGATCAGAGAGCTGCAAAAGGAGGCCGAGACCTTGGAAGAAGCCTACAGGAGCTACCAGCAGAGGGCAGTGCGCTCCACCATCTCACACATGCTTCCCACAAGAGCTCTGTCCCCACAACAAGCACATCCTTCACATCGACCTGTTTCTCCTCTTAGAAAACAAGACTCTCATTCCACCCGTAAACAGAAAGTCTCTCACAGATCACACTCTCCTCCAAATATATGCTCCCCCTCCATGCCGTCCTATGGCTCTAGGGATGTCTTACCACTTGCACAGTCAAGAGTGACGTTCTCAGAAGACAATCACCAACCCCAGGCCACAGCATTTACTGACCACAGTCTCCACTTATTGACTGAACCTTTGTTTCTAAGAGATGAGGCACTTCAAGATGAaagctctgctccacccagacGCTTGTCCTCGACACCACAATCTTCTTCCAGGACTAAGCTTCAAAGAGAGATTGCAGAAG AGGCAGCTGTGTCTCCAGTAGTGCTCCGTCAGCTGTCACCTGACAGACAGCTCCCTCCTGCCCCCCACAATGAGGCGGTGACCTCAGGTGATTTTTCCTCTGAGCTCAGTCCGCCTCGCAGTCCTCAGCTCCAGAGCACAGCACGAGAGCAGTCCAG CCCACCAAAGCTGCAGCCCGTCCTCTCCAGCTCAGAGTCTTCCCCACAGCCTGAGAAGATAAGCCTTGAAGATCTCACAGGGACATCGTCGG AGCCCGGCCACATTCCAGAGCTTCTCCTGGACACTGCTGTCCCTCTCTCTGAGGAGGCCCCTGACGGACCCGCTGCCCCCCACCCACAGGACCTCCCAGAAGACCCAGTAGATTTGCAGGGCCAGGCGG GGGAAACTGCCAGggtagaagaggaagaagatgaggagCAAAGGTGGGAAAGAGAACGAAGAGAAAGACAAGAGCGAAGGGAAAAGGAGCAAGAggaagccagagagagagagctgcaaGAACTGGCACGACTGGAGAAAGAGATGGTGATGATTATCTTATGCTAA